One genomic segment of Zymoseptoria tritici IPO323 chromosome 5, whole genome shotgun sequence includes these proteins:
- a CDS encoding putative major facilitator superfamily transporter (MFS-MDR transporter belonging to the DHA2 subfamily. These type of MFS transporters are implicated in MDR and secretion of fungal secondary metabolites.): MQAKSDRALETVDVKYHEKHESVQSTITMLHSSDSTKKHSSYISTVSMDGASVERTGEHILEYSDADWKPSKQIKLILVGQICVVFAISLDMTILTTTLPAVAVALNTNATGAFWIASSYLLANAVVQPIMAGLADIFGRRSITFSALCIFTLGSIICCVANDLVTMLVGRTIQRIGGGGVLSVNLIILSDLIPLRVRPKYLSIMQLTVSIGFNIAPIIGGAFVKVTTWRWLFYINLPFCAVGPAIIPFVLRYKRPESTFEEKLSKIDWIGSFAFIFGMTTFLVGLSWGGSQYPWSSAATLVPLILGLATVFCTGLYERFLAKQTFLRLALFNTWSAISIYFLTILQALVLFTEVYFLCLYLMGVKGFSPFRTGVSFLAFAFIMIPTNGIVGAVIARVGSYRWAIWSGWAISTMSLGSFTLLDVNTPVHAWVPLFLTAGLGQGILFLAHSIASQAACEQKDAAHANCMYSFMRSLGLCFGVSLGGAIFQNLLRMRLMEKRLPTEIAKNAEAFAHLLSNMKPSAEKTEIVAAYAWTFRMLFAVMCGISALGLVISVLLITAKSLDQEIDSEHRLRRRSTIEQAADVVRAMSMAREKETARREKEMAKKEKDKWHLANMYGGMCGGMCGGLHRGMHGDLHCGVHG; this comes from the exons ATGCAGGCGAAGTCAGACCGTGCTCTGGAGACTGTCGACGTTAAGTACC ACGAGAAGCATGAGTCTGTGCAATCGACCATCACCATGCTGCATTCCTCGGACTCGACTAAGAAGCACAGTTCCTACATTTCGACCGTTTCCATGGATGGCGCCTCGGTCGAGAGGACCGGTGAGCATATTCTCGAATACAGTGACGCCGATTGGAAGCCGAGCAAGCAA ATCAAACTCATCTTGGTCGGACAGATCTGCGTGGTGTTCGCTATCAGTCTTGATATGACCATCCTAACCACGACTCTGCCG GCCGTGGCTGTAGCCCTGAACACAAATGCCACTGGAGCTTTCTGGATTGCAAGCTCCTACCTTCTGGCCAACGCCGTCGTACAACCTATTATGGCCGGTCTAGCCGACATCTTCGGTCGTCGCTCCATAACATTCTCCGCGTTGTGCATCTTCACACTTGGATCGATCATCTGCTGTGTCGCGAACGACCTCGTGACAATGCTCGTGGGCCGGACGATCCAACGCatcggcggaggcggcgtcCTCAGTGTCAATTTGATCATCCTCTCCGACCTCATACCACTACGCGTGCGACCCAAGTACCTCAGCATCATGCAATTGACCGTTAGCATCGGTTTCAATATCGCCCCCATCATCGGCGGAGCATTCGTCAAAGTCACAACCTGGCGATGGCTGTTCTACATCAACCTACCATTTTGCGCTGTTGGTCCGGCTATCATCCCCTTCGTCCTCCGCTACAAGCGACCCGAATCCACATTCGAGGAGAAGCTCAGCAAGATCGACTGGATCGGCTCGTTCGCCTTCATCTTCGGCATGACCACCTTCCTGGTCGGTCTCTCCTGGGGCGGATCACAATATCCCTGGAGCAGCGCCGCCACATTGGTTCCActcatcctcggcctcgCCACGGTCTTCTGCACCGGCCTCTACGAGCGATTCCTCGCTAAGCAGACTTTTCTCCGCCTCGCGCTGTTCAACACCTGGtccgccatctccatctACTTCCTGACCATCCTACAGgctctcgtcctcttcacCGAAGTCTACTTCCTCTGCCTCTACCTCATGGGCGTGAAGGGCTTCTCTCCTTTCCGAACCGGCGTGtccttcctcgccttcgccttcatcaTGATACCCACCAACGGCATCGTCGGAGCAGTCATCGCAAGAGTGGGCAGTTATCGCTGGGCCATATGGTCAGGTTGGGCTATTAGCACAATGTCTCTCGGATCCTTTACTCTCCTCGACGTCAACACACCCGTTCACGCCTGGGTACCTCTCTTCCTTACCGCCGGCCTCGGTCAGGGCATCCTATTCCTCGCGCACTCCATCGCCTCTCAAGCCGCGTGCGAGCAGAAAGACGCCGCGCACGCGAATTGCATGTACTCCTTCATGCGCTCCCTCGGCCTCTGCTTCGGCGTGTCTCTCGGCGGCGCCATTTTCCAGAACTTGCTCCGCATGCGACTGATGGAGAAGCGCCTTCCCACGGAAATCGCAAAGAATGCGGAAGCTTTCGCGCACCTGCTGAGCAACATGAAACCCAGcgcggagaagacggagatcGTCGCGGCATACGCATGGACATTCCGCATGTTGTTTGCGGTCATGTGCGGTATCAGTGCGCTGGGACTGGTGATTTCGGTGCTTCTCATCACGGCGAAGTCGCTGGATCAGGAGATTGATTCGGAGCACAGGTTGCGAAGACGATCCACTATCGAGCAGGCGGCGGATGTCGTCAGAGCAATGTCTATGGCTCGGGAGAaagagacggcgaggagagagaaggagatggcgaagaaggagaaggacaag TGGCATCTTGCTAACATGTACGGCGGCATGTGCGGTGGCATGTGCGGTGGCCTGCACCGTGGCATGCACGGTGACCTGCACTGCGGCGTGCACGGCTAG
- a CDS encoding orotate phosphoribosyltransferase → MSTLPEWKSSLISLTLSSNILTFGTFTLKSNRQSPYFVNCGLFSKARSIRAISSAYAHTLHEHALSDPSFSFDVLFGPAYKGIPLCATTAEKLAGIDEKKWGEVGYSFNRKEVKDHGEGGLMVGESMKGKKVVIIDDVMTAGTAIREAIDIIKAQGGELVGIIVAIDRQEKLPSAAEKEGKGDDGSPRGSAIGEVRRETGVPVLAVLTLSDIMEGMRGLGREEEVKRMEEYRRQYGASD, encoded by the coding sequence ATGTCCACCCTCCCCGAATGGAAGTCCTCCCTCAtctccctcaccctctcctccaacatccTCACCTTCGGCACCTTCACCCTCAAATCCAACCGCCAATCCCCCTACTTCGTCAACTGCGGCCTCTTCTCCAAAGCCCGCTCCATCCgcgccatctcctccgcctacGCACACACTCTCCACGAACACGCCCTCTCCGACccatccttctccttcgacgTGCTCTTCGGACCGGCATACAAGGGCATCCCGCTGTGTGCGACCACAGCCGAAAAGTTGGCTGGCATCGATGAGAAGAAGTGGGGAGAGGTGGGGTATAGTTTCAACCGCAAAGAGGTGAAGGATCATGGCGAGGGAGGATTGATGGTGGGAGAGAGTATGAAGGGGAAGAAAGTGGTCATCATCGACGATGTCATGACAGCGGGGACTGCGATTCGTGAGGCGATTGATATCATCAAGGCGCAAGGTGGGGAGTTGGTCGGCATCATTGTTGCGATTGACAGGCAGGAGAAATTGCCGagtgcggcggagaaggagggaaAGGGTGACGATGGGAGTCCGAGAGGGAGTGCGATtggggaggtgaggagggagacggGCGTGCCGGTGCTGGCGGTGTTGACGTTGAGTGATATTATGGAGGGAATGAGGGGTTtgggaagggaggaggaggtaaaGAGGATGGAGGAGTATAGGAGGCAGTATGGTGCTTCGGATTGA